In Archangium violaceum, the following are encoded in one genomic region:
- a CDS encoding type VI immunity family protein, with protein sequence MKKHLPILRVQTDRGFPVARDGIVICFFMRRSHGEVIHAVWRALQTYRRAIHPQALGWYPDDNGDFQPLDDKGWEHVREKMLERNWPIACQVELVEHCDAASGYTFEYWGCWLDETRFMHDEDPTCAVNFTLPTEYLVEHGPAHVRALALELARELPFSFGYASFALVAPDGCWFAAHRTVRELRDRYPGLDIYKLGETSQHIGTNARGAYWLTFLGLPLLGRLGGLEVLRRHLPFPDVSFQTLPPLEGERVLITLGEWPEAIDTAQQERPSPQLLSLGHLLELFLHEERANWFSFLNNDQEDMRRWIHRFCP encoded by the coding sequence ATGAAGAAGCACCTTCCCATCCTCCGAGTGCAGACAGACAGGGGTTTCCCTGTGGCTCGTGATGGCATCGTCATCTGCTTCTTCATGCGCCGCTCCCACGGAGAAGTGATTCATGCCGTATGGCGGGCCCTGCAAACGTACCGCCGTGCCATTCACCCCCAGGCATTGGGCTGGTACCCCGACGACAATGGTGACTTCCAGCCTCTCGATGACAAAGGCTGGGAGCACGTCCGCGAGAAGATGCTCGAGCGGAACTGGCCCATCGCCTGCCAGGTCGAGTTGGTGGAGCACTGTGACGCGGCGAGCGGCTACACCTTTGAGTACTGGGGGTGCTGGCTCGACGAAACGCGGTTCATGCACGATGAGGATCCCACCTGCGCCGTGAACTTCACACTGCCCACCGAGTACCTGGTGGAACACGGCCCCGCCCACGTGCGCGCCCTCGCTCTCGAACTCGCTCGCGAACTGCCCTTCAGCTTCGGCTACGCCAGCTTCGCCCTCGTCGCCCCCGACGGATGCTGGTTCGCGGCCCACCGCACCGTCCGCGAGCTGCGCGACCGCTATCCGGGTCTGGATATCTACAAGCTCGGGGAGACCAGCCAGCACATCGGCACCAACGCCCGAGGCGCCTACTGGCTCACCTTCCTCGGCCTGCCCCTTCTCGGCCGGCTCGGTGGACTCGAGGTCCTGCGGCGGCACCTCCCCTTCCCAGACGTCTCCTTCCAGACCCTGCCTCCCCTCGAAGGCGAGCGCGTTCTGATCACCCTCGGCGAGTGGCCCGAAGCCATCGACACCGCGCAGCAGGAGCGCCCCTCTCCCCAACTCCTCTCCCTCGGCCACCTGCTCGAACTCTTCCTCCACGAGGAGCGCGCCAACTGGTTCTCCTTCCTCAACAACGACCAGGAAGACATGCGCCGGTGGATCCACCGCTTCTGTCCTTGA
- a CDS encoding right-handed parallel beta-helix repeat-containing protein, producing the protein MPADGTNAARPVFDGCSSATGSCTQGTWFKLSDAYGVQSKLHFWYIRVQRYNTAISFNGMRDTVSGYNGGNRIYGCYFDRIGNGWAGAEGHTPSTAAVRLVNSDDNIIENNHFYNITNSTSPGLLHAIYVAHKSERNSIQRNAFRRVSGDAIRIRDYSNYNIINQNRISQAGSYGYSEWFCDSAQNTDCTLATECRSYQNEFRDNTLDGTYSCQPMSTWVYYQTDYPANCARAQLDPRLRTSGNEKTATPCSQ; encoded by the coding sequence ATGCCAGCCGATGGGACCAACGCCGCGCGTCCCGTTTTCGACGGATGCTCATCGGCGACCGGCTCCTGCACACAGGGCACGTGGTTCAAGCTCAGCGACGCCTACGGCGTCCAATCGAAGCTGCACTTCTGGTACATCCGCGTCCAGCGCTACAACACCGCCATCAGCTTCAACGGCATGCGCGATACCGTGTCGGGCTACAACGGCGGCAACCGCATCTACGGCTGCTACTTCGATCGGATCGGCAACGGCTGGGCGGGTGCAGAGGGCCATACGCCCAGCACGGCGGCCGTGCGGCTGGTGAACTCGGACGACAACATCATCGAGAACAACCACTTCTACAACATTACCAACTCCACTAGCCCCGGCCTGCTCCACGCCATCTACGTCGCGCACAAGTCGGAGCGTAATTCCATCCAGCGCAACGCCTTCAGGCGCGTGTCCGGTGATGCCATCCGCATCCGAGACTACTCCAACTACAACATCATCAACCAGAATCGCATCAGCCAGGCCGGAAGCTATGGGTACTCGGAATGGTTCTGCGACTCCGCCCAGAACACCGACTGCACACTGGCCACCGAGTGTCGCTCGTACCAGAACGAGTTCCGCGACAACACGCTGGATGGAACCTACTCCTGCCAACCCATGTCCACCTGGGTGTACTACCAGACGGATTATCCGGCGAACTGTGCGCGTGCGCAACTCGACCCGCGCCTGCGTACCAGCGGCAATGAAAAAACCGCTACGCCCTGCTCACAGTGA
- a CDS encoding aldo/keto reductase, which yields MSTRRLGNTGIQVSALGLGGWTIGGPFRGGTDEWGYGPVDDRESIQAIQRAVDLGVTFFDTAANYGAGHSERILGKALGSHRSSVVIATKFGYRVLDDQKLVDGPEVYQEAIRRSCEASLRRLGTEYIDLFQFHVGDHPADQVDDVLDTLESLVAEGHIRAYGWSTDDPVRARAFTAGKHCAAIQHQLNIFEDNPEMLRLCEKIGIASINRGPLAMGLLTGKYARGARFDSTDIRGANVPWMKYFQNGQPNPEWLARLEQVKDILTSQGRTLAQGALAWLWAHSPVTLPIPGFRTVAQAEENARALKFGPLTPRQMQEIDRILGREDFRAPSSGNEAESARGGSAA from the coding sequence ATGTCTACACGCAGGCTGGGAAACACAGGCATTCAGGTCAGCGCCCTCGGACTGGGCGGATGGACCATCGGAGGCCCCTTCCGGGGCGGCACCGACGAATGGGGTTACGGACCGGTGGACGACCGGGAATCCATCCAGGCGATCCAGAGGGCGGTCGACCTGGGCGTGACCTTCTTTGACACCGCTGCCAATTATGGGGCTGGGCACAGTGAGAGGATTCTGGGAAAGGCCCTCGGCAGTCACAGGTCCAGCGTGGTGATCGCCACGAAGTTCGGCTACCGGGTGCTGGACGACCAGAAGCTGGTAGACGGTCCGGAGGTCTATCAGGAAGCCATCCGCCGCTCCTGCGAGGCCAGCCTGCGCAGGTTGGGTACGGAATACATCGACCTGTTCCAGTTCCATGTGGGCGATCATCCAGCGGATCAGGTGGATGATGTGCTGGACACCCTGGAATCCCTGGTGGCGGAGGGCCACATCCGCGCCTATGGATGGAGCACCGATGATCCGGTGCGGGCCAGGGCTTTCACCGCCGGAAAGCACTGTGCGGCCATCCAGCACCAGCTCAACATCTTCGAGGACAATCCTGAAATGCTCAGGCTCTGCGAGAAGATTGGCATTGCCAGCATCAACCGGGGTCCTCTGGCAATGGGCCTGCTGACCGGAAAATACGCCAGAGGTGCACGCTTCGACTCCACCGACATTCGCGGTGCCAACGTACCATGGATGAAGTACTTCCAGAACGGTCAGCCCAATCCTGAATGGCTTGCCCGCCTGGAGCAGGTGAAGGACATCCTCACCTCTCAGGGCCGGACCCTTGCCCAGGGTGCACTGGCCTGGCTGTGGGCACACAGCCCGGTGACCCTGCCGATTCCGGGATTCCGAACGGTGGCGCAGGCGGAGGAAAATGCCCGCGCCCTGAAATTCGGACCACTGACCCCGCGGCAGATGCAGGAGATCGACCGGATCCTCGGACGGGAGGACTTCAGGGCTCCCTCGAGCGGGAACGAAGCCGAATCCGCAAGAGGCGGGTCCGCCGCCTGA
- a CDS encoding cytochrome P450, translated as MKGLVEETLRYWGPVDFISRRIAKEDLELGGTHIPKGVPMMVGLATANRDPERFSHPDVFDITRPDADKHVAFGEGIHICIGAPLARTDDGLTPHPAHRPGTLILLST; from the coding sequence GTGAAGGGCCTGGTCGAGGAGACGCTGCGGTACTGGGGCCCGGTGGATTTCATCTCGCGGCGGATCGCCAAGGAGGACCTGGAGCTGGGCGGGACCCACATCCCCAAGGGGGTGCCGATGATGGTCGGCCTGGCCACGGCCAACCGGGACCCGGAGCGCTTCTCCCATCCCGACGTCTTCGACATCACCCGCCCGGACGCCGACAAGCACGTCGCGTTCGGCGAGGGCATTCACATCTGCATCGGCGCCCCCCTGGCACGGACAGACGACGGACTCACGCCACACCCAGCCCATCGCCCTGGCACCTTGATCCTACTGTCCACGTAA